The following coding sequences lie in one Heteronotia binoei isolate CCM8104 ecotype False Entrance Well chromosome 6, APGP_CSIRO_Hbin_v1, whole genome shotgun sequence genomic window:
- the NIFK gene encoding MKI67 FHA domain-interacting nucleolar phosphoprotein has product MATAAAVISTPTPAATSLLSLDPERQKEFQAKVQRVKKTAAQKNETLTPGVIYLGHIPRGLYEPQLKAYFDQFGTVTRLRLSRSKKTGNSKGYGFVEFECDEVAKIVADTMNNYLFCERLLKCEFVPPEKVHENLFNGSERKFRKPSRPAVKRYNRQRSIADEAKMTRRLLKKERQLRRKLAAKGIDYDFDGFAAQISLKQKTLKKKKTPSKKKTLKKKKMPSNSDTSMDITDDSELPTPVCTPTLLERRKCLSEEAEENEIILRLPPASTKMNATRKAKRAKSQKKTAALEEQKCKTISIPLPQGP; this is encoded by the exons ATGGCGACGGCGGCCGCGGTAATTTCTACCCCAACGCCAGCAGCGACTTCTCTTCTTTCTTTGGACCCGGAGCGGCAGAAAGAGTTTCAGGCGAAGGTGCAGCGAGTTAAGAAGACAGCCGCCCAAAAG AATGAGACGCTGACGCCTGGCGTCATTTACCTGGGCCATATCCCTCGGGGCCTTTATGAACCGCAGCTCAAAGCATATTTCGATCAGTTTGGAACGGTCACACGGCTTCGGCTTTCAAGGAGTAAAAAG ACCGGAAACAGCAAAGGCTATGGATTTGTGGAATTCGAATGTGACGAAGTTGCTAAGATAGTCGCTGATACCATGAACAACTACCTTTTTTGCGAACGACTCCTGAAGT GCGAGTTTGTACCACCCGAGAAAGTGCACGAAAACCTCTTCAATGGCAGCGAGCGAAAATTCCGTAAGCCATCACGCCCAGCGGTAAAACGTTACAATCGGCAGCGATCAATCGCAGACGAAGCAAAGATGACACGGCGCTTGCTGAAGAAAGAAAGGCAATTGCGGAGAAAATTGGCTGCGAAAGGAATAGATTATGATTTTGATGGGTTT GCAGCTCAAATATCTCTAAAGCAAAAGACGCTGAAAAAGAAAAAGACGCCCTCAAAGAAAAAGacactgaaaaagaaaaagatgcCCTCAAACTCAGACACCAGCATGGATATAACTGACGACAGTGAG CTTCCTACCCCGGTATGCACGCCAACACTTCTCGAACGCCGAAAATGTCTATCAGAAGAAGCTGAAGAGAACGAAATAATTTTGAGGTTGCCACCTGCAAGCACAAAGATGAACGCGACGCGAAAAGCAAAAAGAGCCAAGTCACAGAAGAAAACTGCAGCTCTCGAGGAACAGAAATGCAAAACCATAAGCATTCCTTTACCTCAAGGACCCTGA